One Bombus pyrosoma isolate SC7728 linkage group LG7, ASM1482585v1, whole genome shotgun sequence genomic window carries:
- the LOC122569379 gene encoding glucose transporter type 1 isoform X2, producing the protein MADSRGFKPINQLWQSAAVSTDPDSECLYEEISGLSGSQDTEPGPAGAAVGEEEEEEEEEEEEEEEERGRLDFGAQVGGSSWWRQSKGSERIAASSNAGTAGRKSSKSVGTSARSRSRSADRPSSGRQDIIRVEEEQYASRRSYVEPGTGAVLPPPVTGLKLTRGRPTSTVARYLHSASTNTGHYHHHHHGSHGQYPPGNIGRPTTRRHQHHHSSRGTFSNETQEEVQEDDEATLRELLVSLQKQVSVMSMNLSAKLDELQRGDRQLETTVALCEIRTQLQELTKSVESCQSEVSEVKRDMVAIKHELDTVQQVKEEIEELREYVDRLEEHSHRRKLRLLEQGLTLFLSYAILAAVLGMLQFGYNTGVINAPEVNIENFMKDVYKDRYGEDISDDSVKKLYSVAVSIFAIGGMLGGFSGGIIANRFGRKGGLLLNNVLGIVGACLMGCTKIAHSYEMLFFGRFIIGVNCGLNTSLVPMYISEIAPLNLRGGLGTVNQLAVTVGLLVSQVLGIEQILGTNEGWPVLLGLAICPAILQLLLLPVCPESPRYLLITKQWEEEARKALRRLRASNQVEEDIEEMRAEERAQQAESRISMTELICSPTLRAPLVIGVVMQLSQQLSGINAVFYYSTNLFTSSGLTEESAKFATIGIGAIMVLMTLGSIPLMDRTGRRTLHLYGLGGMFIFSIFITISFLIKEMIDWMSYLSVVSTLSFVVFFAVGPGSIPWMITAELFSQGPRPAAMSIAVLVNWMANFLVGIGFPSMKTSLENYTFLPFSAFLAIFWIFTYKKVPETKNKTFEEILALFRHGNDRSSLRDSRLYGSMLNCVNALEGHIPPAESAALMVAEEKPHPDSFVFAAGSERSSGAPAQPERPPPPLPPPRFPNSGV; encoded by the exons ATGGCCGATTCACGCGGCTTCAAGCCAATAAACCAGTTGTGGCAGAGCGCGGCAGTGTCGACGGACCCGGATTCGGAGTGCCTCTACGAAGAAATCTCGGGCCTTTCGGGGTCCCAGGATACGGAACCAGGGCCGGCTGGTGCCGCCGTcggggaggaggaggaggaggaggaggaagaggaggaggaggaagaggaggaaagaggGAGGCTCGATTTTGGTGCACAGGTCGGCGGTAGCAGCTGGTGGAGGCAAAGCAAAGGAAGCGAAAGAATCGCCGCCAGCAGCAACGCCGGCACGGCCGGACGTAAAAGTAGCAAAAGTGTTGGAACTAGCGCGAGATCGCGCAGCAGATCGGCCGATCGGCCATCGAGCGGACGTCAGGACATCATCAGGGTGGAGGAGGAGCAGTATGCCTCACGAAGAAGTTACGTGGAGCCCGGTACAGGCGCCGTACTGCCGCCTCCTGTTACCGGTCTCAAGCTGACCAGGGGGCGTCCGACCAGCACCGTCGCCCGATATTTGCACTCGGCCTCCACCAACACCGGTCACTatcaccatcatcatcacGGGTCGCACGGACAGTATCCACCCGGCAATATCGGTAGGCCGACGACTAGGCGACATCAACATCATCACTCAAGTCGCGGCACGTTCAGTAATGAGACGCAGGAAGAGGTACAGGAGGACGATGAAGCCACTCTACGGGAGTTGCTTGTAAG TCTGCAGAAACAGGTCAGCGTTATGAGTATGAACTTGAGTGCCAAGCTGGACGAGCTGCAGCGGGGTGACCGCCAGCTGGAGACCACCGTCGCCCTCTGCGAGATCCGCACGCAGCTGCAGGAACTCACCAAGAGCGTAGAGTCTTGCCAGAGCGAGGTCAGCGAGGTCAAACGGGACATGGTCGCGATCAAG CACGAACTAGATACGGTACAGCaggtgaaagaagaaatagaggAATTACGAGAATACGTGGATCGACTAGAAGAACATTCTCATCGACGGAAACTTAGGCTTTTGGAGCAG GGGCTAACACTTTTCCTGTCGTATGCAATACTGGCAGCAGTTTTAGGAATGTTGCAGTTTGGATACAACACTGGAGTTATTAATGCGCCGGAAGTG aatattgaaaattttatgaaagacGTGTACAAGGATAGGTATGGGGAGGATATTTCAGACGATTCCgtgaagaaattatattccGTGGCCGTAAGCATATTTGCGATTGGTGGTATGCTAGGTGGTTTTAGCGGAGGGATAATTGCCAACAGATTTGGCAG AAAGGGGGGCTTACTGCTAAACAACGTGCTGGGCATCGTGGGGGCGTGCCTGATGGGTTGTACAAAGATTGCTCACTCGTACGAAATGTTATTCTTTGGACGGTTCATCATCGGTGTCAATTGTGGCTTAAACACCTCGCTGGTTCCCATGTACATATCGGAGATAGCACCACTGAACCTGAGAGGCGGCCTAGGCACGGTGAACCAGCTCGCTGTTACGGTGGGCCTCCTGGTCTCCCAGGTGCTGGGCATCGAGCAAATCCTTGGAACAAACGAGGGTTGGCCTGTTCTCTTAGGACTAGCTATCTGCCCTGCCATTCTACAGTTATTGCTGCTTCCAGTTTGTCCCGAATCTCCAAG ATATTTGCTCATTACCAAACAGTGGGAGGAAGAAGCCCGTAAAGCTTTGAGAAGGTTGAGAGCCAGTAACCAAGTAGAAGAGGATATCGAGGAAATGAGAGCCGAAGAACGAGCTCAACAAGCTGAGTCTAGAATATCGATGACAGAGCTCATATGTAGCCCGACTTTGAGAGCGCCTCTCGTTATAGGTGTGGTCATGCAGCTTTCCCAACAGCTTTCAGGCATTAACGCT GTGTTTTACTATTCGACAAATTTGTTCACTAGTTCTGGTTTGACAGAGGAGAGTGCCAAGTTTGCAACCATTGGCATAGGTGCCATTATGGTTCTAATGACGTTAGGATCTATCCCACTTATGGATAGGACAGGAAGGCGTACACTGCACTTATACGGTCTTGGTGGCATGTTTAtcttttcaatattcatcacaatttcttttctcataaAG GAAATGATTGACTGGATGTCTTATCTGTCGGTCGTGTCGACGCTCAGTTTCGTGGTATTCTTTGCTGTCGGGCCTGGCTCCATCCCGTGGATGATCACAGCCGAGCTATTCTCGCAAGGTCCTAGACCTGCGGCCATGTCTATCGCGGTTCTTGTCAATTGGATGGCTAATTTTTTGGTTGGCATCGGTTTTCCAAGTATGAAG ACTAGCCTTGAAAACTACACGTTCCTACCATTCAGTGCATTCCTAGCCATCTTCTGGATCTTCACATACAAGAAGGTACCTGAGACCAAGAATAAAACGTTCGAAGAAATTCTAGCTTTATTCAGGCATGGTAACGACAG
- the LOC122569379 gene encoding glucose transporter type 1 isoform X5 produces the protein MADSRGFKPINQLWQSAAVSTDPDSECLYEEISGLSGSQDTEPGPAGAAVGEEEEEEEEEEEEEEEERGRLDFGAQVGGSSWWRQSKGSERIAASSNAGTAGRKSSKSVGTSARSRSRSADRPSSGRQDIIRVEEEQYASRRSYVEPGTGAVLPPPVTGLKLTRGRPTSTVARYLHSASTNTGHYHHHHHGSHGQYPPGNIGRPTTRRHQHHHSSRGTFSNETQEEVQEDDEATLRELLVSLQKQVSVMSMNLSAKLDELQRGDRQLETTVALCEIRTQLQELTKSVESCQSEVSEVKRDMVAIKHELDTVQQVKEEIEELREYVDRLEEHSHRRKLRLLEQGLTLFLSYAILAAVLGMLQFGYNTGVINAPEVNIENFMKDVYKDRYGEDISDDSVKKLYSVAVSIFAIGGMLGGFSGGIIANRFGRKGGLLLNNVLGIVGACLMGCTKIAHSYEMLFFGRFIIGVNCGLNTSLVPMYISEIAPLNLRGGLGTVNQLAVTVGLLVSQVLGIEQILGTNEGWPVLLGLAICPAILQLLLLPVCPESPRYLLITKQWEEEARKALRRLRASNQVEEDIEEMRAEERAQQAESRISMTELICSPTLRAPLVIGVVMQLSQQLSGINAVFYYSTNLFTSSGLTEESAKFATIGIGAIMVLMTLGSIPLMDRTGRRTLHLYGLGGMFIFSIFITISFLIKEFFGYVQEMIDWMSYLSVVSTLSFVVFFAVGPGSIPWMITAELFSQGPRPAAMSIAVLVNWMANFLVGIGFPSMKTSLENYTFLPFSAFLAIFWIFTYKKVPETKNKTFEEILALFRHGNDRSSLRDSRLYGCVCSWIRAIFRRTRSTGETTAPASPATLSEQRCLTMGNSSS, from the exons ATGGCCGATTCACGCGGCTTCAAGCCAATAAACCAGTTGTGGCAGAGCGCGGCAGTGTCGACGGACCCGGATTCGGAGTGCCTCTACGAAGAAATCTCGGGCCTTTCGGGGTCCCAGGATACGGAACCAGGGCCGGCTGGTGCCGCCGTcggggaggaggaggaggaggaggaggaagaggaggaggaggaagaggaggaaagaggGAGGCTCGATTTTGGTGCACAGGTCGGCGGTAGCAGCTGGTGGAGGCAAAGCAAAGGAAGCGAAAGAATCGCCGCCAGCAGCAACGCCGGCACGGCCGGACGTAAAAGTAGCAAAAGTGTTGGAACTAGCGCGAGATCGCGCAGCAGATCGGCCGATCGGCCATCGAGCGGACGTCAGGACATCATCAGGGTGGAGGAGGAGCAGTATGCCTCACGAAGAAGTTACGTGGAGCCCGGTACAGGCGCCGTACTGCCGCCTCCTGTTACCGGTCTCAAGCTGACCAGGGGGCGTCCGACCAGCACCGTCGCCCGATATTTGCACTCGGCCTCCACCAACACCGGTCACTatcaccatcatcatcacGGGTCGCACGGACAGTATCCACCCGGCAATATCGGTAGGCCGACGACTAGGCGACATCAACATCATCACTCAAGTCGCGGCACGTTCAGTAATGAGACGCAGGAAGAGGTACAGGAGGACGATGAAGCCACTCTACGGGAGTTGCTTGTAAG TCTGCAGAAACAGGTCAGCGTTATGAGTATGAACTTGAGTGCCAAGCTGGACGAGCTGCAGCGGGGTGACCGCCAGCTGGAGACCACCGTCGCCCTCTGCGAGATCCGCACGCAGCTGCAGGAACTCACCAAGAGCGTAGAGTCTTGCCAGAGCGAGGTCAGCGAGGTCAAACGGGACATGGTCGCGATCAAG CACGAACTAGATACGGTACAGCaggtgaaagaagaaatagaggAATTACGAGAATACGTGGATCGACTAGAAGAACATTCTCATCGACGGAAACTTAGGCTTTTGGAGCAG GGGCTAACACTTTTCCTGTCGTATGCAATACTGGCAGCAGTTTTAGGAATGTTGCAGTTTGGATACAACACTGGAGTTATTAATGCGCCGGAAGTG aatattgaaaattttatgaaagacGTGTACAAGGATAGGTATGGGGAGGATATTTCAGACGATTCCgtgaagaaattatattccGTGGCCGTAAGCATATTTGCGATTGGTGGTATGCTAGGTGGTTTTAGCGGAGGGATAATTGCCAACAGATTTGGCAG AAAGGGGGGCTTACTGCTAAACAACGTGCTGGGCATCGTGGGGGCGTGCCTGATGGGTTGTACAAAGATTGCTCACTCGTACGAAATGTTATTCTTTGGACGGTTCATCATCGGTGTCAATTGTGGCTTAAACACCTCGCTGGTTCCCATGTACATATCGGAGATAGCACCACTGAACCTGAGAGGCGGCCTAGGCACGGTGAACCAGCTCGCTGTTACGGTGGGCCTCCTGGTCTCCCAGGTGCTGGGCATCGAGCAAATCCTTGGAACAAACGAGGGTTGGCCTGTTCTCTTAGGACTAGCTATCTGCCCTGCCATTCTACAGTTATTGCTGCTTCCAGTTTGTCCCGAATCTCCAAG ATATTTGCTCATTACCAAACAGTGGGAGGAAGAAGCCCGTAAAGCTTTGAGAAGGTTGAGAGCCAGTAACCAAGTAGAAGAGGATATCGAGGAAATGAGAGCCGAAGAACGAGCTCAACAAGCTGAGTCTAGAATATCGATGACAGAGCTCATATGTAGCCCGACTTTGAGAGCGCCTCTCGTTATAGGTGTGGTCATGCAGCTTTCCCAACAGCTTTCAGGCATTAACGCT GTGTTTTACTATTCGACAAATTTGTTCACTAGTTCTGGTTTGACAGAGGAGAGTGCCAAGTTTGCAACCATTGGCATAGGTGCCATTATGGTTCTAATGACGTTAGGATCTATCCCACTTATGGATAGGACAGGAAGGCGTACACTGCACTTATACGGTCTTGGTGGCATGTTTAtcttttcaatattcatcacaatttcttttctcataaAG GAGTTTTTCGGTTATGTGCAGGAAATGATTGACTGGATGTCTTATCTGTCGGTCGTGTCGACGCTCAGTTTCGTGGTATTCTTTGCTGTCGGGCCTGGCTCCATCCCGTGGATGATCACAGCCGAGCTATTCTCGCAAGGTCCTAGACCTGCGGCCATGTCTATCGCGGTTCTTGTCAATTGGATGGCTAATTTTTTGGTTGGCATCGGTTTTCCAAGTATGAAG ACTAGCCTTGAAAACTACACGTTCCTACCATTCAGTGCATTCCTAGCCATCTTCTGGATCTTCACATACAAGAAGGTACCTGAGACCAAGAATAAAACGTTCGAAGAAATTCTAGCTTTATTCAGGCATGGTAACGACAG
- the LOC122569379 gene encoding glucose transporter type 1 isoform X1 — protein MADSRGFKPINQLWQSAAVSTDPDSECLYEEISGLSGSQDTEPGPAGAAVGEEEEEEEEEEEEEEEERGRLDFGAQVGGSSWWRQSKGSERIAASSNAGTAGRKSSKSVGTSARSRSRSADRPSSGRQDIIRVEEEQYASRRSYVEPGTGAVLPPPVTGLKLTRGRPTSTVARYLHSASTNTGHYHHHHHGSHGQYPPGNIGRPTTRRHQHHHSSRGTFSNETQEEVQEDDEATLRELLVSLQKQVSVMSMNLSAKLDELQRGDRQLETTVALCEIRTQLQELTKSVESCQSEVSEVKRDMVAIKHELDTVQQVKEEIEELREYVDRLEEHSHRRKLRLLEQGLTLFLSYAILAAVLGMLQFGYNTGVINAPEVNIENFMKDVYKDRYGEDISDDSVKKLYSVAVSIFAIGGMLGGFSGGIIANRFGRKGGLLLNNVLGIVGACLMGCTKIAHSYEMLFFGRFIIGVNCGLNTSLVPMYISEIAPLNLRGGLGTVNQLAVTVGLLVSQVLGIEQILGTNEGWPVLLGLAICPAILQLLLLPVCPESPRYLLITKQWEEEARKALRRLRASNQVEEDIEEMRAEERAQQAESRISMTELICSPTLRAPLVIGVVMQLSQQLSGINAVFYYSTNLFTSSGLTEESAKFATIGIGAIMVLMTLGSIPLMDRTGRRTLHLYGLGGMFIFSIFITISFLIKEFFGYVQEMIDWMSYLSVVSTLSFVVFFAVGPGSIPWMITAELFSQGPRPAAMSIAVLVNWMANFLVGIGFPSMKTSLENYTFLPFSAFLAIFWIFTYKKVPETKNKTFEEILALFRHGNDRSSLRDSRLYGSMLNCVNALEGHIPPAESAALMVAEEKPHPDSFVFAAGSERSSGAPAQPERPPPPLPPPRFPNSGV, from the exons ATGGCCGATTCACGCGGCTTCAAGCCAATAAACCAGTTGTGGCAGAGCGCGGCAGTGTCGACGGACCCGGATTCGGAGTGCCTCTACGAAGAAATCTCGGGCCTTTCGGGGTCCCAGGATACGGAACCAGGGCCGGCTGGTGCCGCCGTcggggaggaggaggaggaggaggaggaagaggaggaggaggaagaggaggaaagaggGAGGCTCGATTTTGGTGCACAGGTCGGCGGTAGCAGCTGGTGGAGGCAAAGCAAAGGAAGCGAAAGAATCGCCGCCAGCAGCAACGCCGGCACGGCCGGACGTAAAAGTAGCAAAAGTGTTGGAACTAGCGCGAGATCGCGCAGCAGATCGGCCGATCGGCCATCGAGCGGACGTCAGGACATCATCAGGGTGGAGGAGGAGCAGTATGCCTCACGAAGAAGTTACGTGGAGCCCGGTACAGGCGCCGTACTGCCGCCTCCTGTTACCGGTCTCAAGCTGACCAGGGGGCGTCCGACCAGCACCGTCGCCCGATATTTGCACTCGGCCTCCACCAACACCGGTCACTatcaccatcatcatcacGGGTCGCACGGACAGTATCCACCCGGCAATATCGGTAGGCCGACGACTAGGCGACATCAACATCATCACTCAAGTCGCGGCACGTTCAGTAATGAGACGCAGGAAGAGGTACAGGAGGACGATGAAGCCACTCTACGGGAGTTGCTTGTAAG TCTGCAGAAACAGGTCAGCGTTATGAGTATGAACTTGAGTGCCAAGCTGGACGAGCTGCAGCGGGGTGACCGCCAGCTGGAGACCACCGTCGCCCTCTGCGAGATCCGCACGCAGCTGCAGGAACTCACCAAGAGCGTAGAGTCTTGCCAGAGCGAGGTCAGCGAGGTCAAACGGGACATGGTCGCGATCAAG CACGAACTAGATACGGTACAGCaggtgaaagaagaaatagaggAATTACGAGAATACGTGGATCGACTAGAAGAACATTCTCATCGACGGAAACTTAGGCTTTTGGAGCAG GGGCTAACACTTTTCCTGTCGTATGCAATACTGGCAGCAGTTTTAGGAATGTTGCAGTTTGGATACAACACTGGAGTTATTAATGCGCCGGAAGTG aatattgaaaattttatgaaagacGTGTACAAGGATAGGTATGGGGAGGATATTTCAGACGATTCCgtgaagaaattatattccGTGGCCGTAAGCATATTTGCGATTGGTGGTATGCTAGGTGGTTTTAGCGGAGGGATAATTGCCAACAGATTTGGCAG AAAGGGGGGCTTACTGCTAAACAACGTGCTGGGCATCGTGGGGGCGTGCCTGATGGGTTGTACAAAGATTGCTCACTCGTACGAAATGTTATTCTTTGGACGGTTCATCATCGGTGTCAATTGTGGCTTAAACACCTCGCTGGTTCCCATGTACATATCGGAGATAGCACCACTGAACCTGAGAGGCGGCCTAGGCACGGTGAACCAGCTCGCTGTTACGGTGGGCCTCCTGGTCTCCCAGGTGCTGGGCATCGAGCAAATCCTTGGAACAAACGAGGGTTGGCCTGTTCTCTTAGGACTAGCTATCTGCCCTGCCATTCTACAGTTATTGCTGCTTCCAGTTTGTCCCGAATCTCCAAG ATATTTGCTCATTACCAAACAGTGGGAGGAAGAAGCCCGTAAAGCTTTGAGAAGGTTGAGAGCCAGTAACCAAGTAGAAGAGGATATCGAGGAAATGAGAGCCGAAGAACGAGCTCAACAAGCTGAGTCTAGAATATCGATGACAGAGCTCATATGTAGCCCGACTTTGAGAGCGCCTCTCGTTATAGGTGTGGTCATGCAGCTTTCCCAACAGCTTTCAGGCATTAACGCT GTGTTTTACTATTCGACAAATTTGTTCACTAGTTCTGGTTTGACAGAGGAGAGTGCCAAGTTTGCAACCATTGGCATAGGTGCCATTATGGTTCTAATGACGTTAGGATCTATCCCACTTATGGATAGGACAGGAAGGCGTACACTGCACTTATACGGTCTTGGTGGCATGTTTAtcttttcaatattcatcacaatttcttttctcataaAG GAGTTTTTCGGTTATGTGCAGGAAATGATTGACTGGATGTCTTATCTGTCGGTCGTGTCGACGCTCAGTTTCGTGGTATTCTTTGCTGTCGGGCCTGGCTCCATCCCGTGGATGATCACAGCCGAGCTATTCTCGCAAGGTCCTAGACCTGCGGCCATGTCTATCGCGGTTCTTGTCAATTGGATGGCTAATTTTTTGGTTGGCATCGGTTTTCCAAGTATGAAG ACTAGCCTTGAAAACTACACGTTCCTACCATTCAGTGCATTCCTAGCCATCTTCTGGATCTTCACATACAAGAAGGTACCTGAGACCAAGAATAAAACGTTCGAAGAAATTCTAGCTTTATTCAGGCATGGTAACGACAG
- the LOC122569379 gene encoding glucose transporter type 1 isoform X11 translates to MADSRGFKPINQLWQSAAVSTDPDSECLYEEISGLSGSQDTEPGPAGAAVGEEEEEEEEEEEEEEEERGRLDFGAQVGGSSWWRQSKGSERIAASSNAGTAGRKSSKSVGTSARSRSRSADRPSSGRQDIIRVEEEQYASRRSYVEPGTGAVLPPPVTGLKLTRGRPTSTVARYLHSASTNTGHYHHHHHGSHGQYPPGNIGRPTTRRHQHHHSSRGTFSNETQEEVQEDDEATLRELLVSLQKQVSVMSMNLSAKLDELQRGDRQLETTVALCEIRTQLQELTKSVESCQSEVSEVKRDMVAIKHELDTVQQVKEEIEELREYVDRLEEHSHRRKLRLLEQGLTLFLSYAILAAVLGMLQFGYNTGVINAPEVNIENFMKDVYKDRYGEDISDDSVKKLYSVAVSIFAIGGMLGGFSGGIIANRFGRKGGLLLNNVLGIVGACLMGCTKIAHSYEMLFFGRFIIGVNCGLNTSLVPMYISEIAPLNLRGGLGTVNQLAVTVGLLVSQVLGIEQILGTNEGWPVLLGLAICPAILQLLLLPVCPESPRYLLITKQWEEEARKALRRLRASNQVEEDIEEMRAEERAQQAESRISMTELICSPTLRAPLVIGVVMQLSQQLSGINAVFYYSTNLFTSSGLTEESAKFATIGIGAIMVLMTLGSIPLMDRTGRRTLHLYGLGGMFIFSIFITISFLIKEFFGYVQEMIDWMSYLSVVSTLSFVVFFAVGPGSIPWMITAELFSQGPRPAAMSIAVLVNWMANFLVGIGFPSMKTSLENYTFLPFSAFLAIFWIFTYKKVPETKNKTFEEILALFRHGNDRSSLRDSRLYGSIRIK, encoded by the exons ATGGCCGATTCACGCGGCTTCAAGCCAATAAACCAGTTGTGGCAGAGCGCGGCAGTGTCGACGGACCCGGATTCGGAGTGCCTCTACGAAGAAATCTCGGGCCTTTCGGGGTCCCAGGATACGGAACCAGGGCCGGCTGGTGCCGCCGTcggggaggaggaggaggaggaggaggaagaggaggaggaggaagaggaggaaagaggGAGGCTCGATTTTGGTGCACAGGTCGGCGGTAGCAGCTGGTGGAGGCAAAGCAAAGGAAGCGAAAGAATCGCCGCCAGCAGCAACGCCGGCACGGCCGGACGTAAAAGTAGCAAAAGTGTTGGAACTAGCGCGAGATCGCGCAGCAGATCGGCCGATCGGCCATCGAGCGGACGTCAGGACATCATCAGGGTGGAGGAGGAGCAGTATGCCTCACGAAGAAGTTACGTGGAGCCCGGTACAGGCGCCGTACTGCCGCCTCCTGTTACCGGTCTCAAGCTGACCAGGGGGCGTCCGACCAGCACCGTCGCCCGATATTTGCACTCGGCCTCCACCAACACCGGTCACTatcaccatcatcatcacGGGTCGCACGGACAGTATCCACCCGGCAATATCGGTAGGCCGACGACTAGGCGACATCAACATCATCACTCAAGTCGCGGCACGTTCAGTAATGAGACGCAGGAAGAGGTACAGGAGGACGATGAAGCCACTCTACGGGAGTTGCTTGTAAG TCTGCAGAAACAGGTCAGCGTTATGAGTATGAACTTGAGTGCCAAGCTGGACGAGCTGCAGCGGGGTGACCGCCAGCTGGAGACCACCGTCGCCCTCTGCGAGATCCGCACGCAGCTGCAGGAACTCACCAAGAGCGTAGAGTCTTGCCAGAGCGAGGTCAGCGAGGTCAAACGGGACATGGTCGCGATCAAG CACGAACTAGATACGGTACAGCaggtgaaagaagaaatagaggAATTACGAGAATACGTGGATCGACTAGAAGAACATTCTCATCGACGGAAACTTAGGCTTTTGGAGCAG GGGCTAACACTTTTCCTGTCGTATGCAATACTGGCAGCAGTTTTAGGAATGTTGCAGTTTGGATACAACACTGGAGTTATTAATGCGCCGGAAGTG aatattgaaaattttatgaaagacGTGTACAAGGATAGGTATGGGGAGGATATTTCAGACGATTCCgtgaagaaattatattccGTGGCCGTAAGCATATTTGCGATTGGTGGTATGCTAGGTGGTTTTAGCGGAGGGATAATTGCCAACAGATTTGGCAG AAAGGGGGGCTTACTGCTAAACAACGTGCTGGGCATCGTGGGGGCGTGCCTGATGGGTTGTACAAAGATTGCTCACTCGTACGAAATGTTATTCTTTGGACGGTTCATCATCGGTGTCAATTGTGGCTTAAACACCTCGCTGGTTCCCATGTACATATCGGAGATAGCACCACTGAACCTGAGAGGCGGCCTAGGCACGGTGAACCAGCTCGCTGTTACGGTGGGCCTCCTGGTCTCCCAGGTGCTGGGCATCGAGCAAATCCTTGGAACAAACGAGGGTTGGCCTGTTCTCTTAGGACTAGCTATCTGCCCTGCCATTCTACAGTTATTGCTGCTTCCAGTTTGTCCCGAATCTCCAAG ATATTTGCTCATTACCAAACAGTGGGAGGAAGAAGCCCGTAAAGCTTTGAGAAGGTTGAGAGCCAGTAACCAAGTAGAAGAGGATATCGAGGAAATGAGAGCCGAAGAACGAGCTCAACAAGCTGAGTCTAGAATATCGATGACAGAGCTCATATGTAGCCCGACTTTGAGAGCGCCTCTCGTTATAGGTGTGGTCATGCAGCTTTCCCAACAGCTTTCAGGCATTAACGCT GTGTTTTACTATTCGACAAATTTGTTCACTAGTTCTGGTTTGACAGAGGAGAGTGCCAAGTTTGCAACCATTGGCATAGGTGCCATTATGGTTCTAATGACGTTAGGATCTATCCCACTTATGGATAGGACAGGAAGGCGTACACTGCACTTATACGGTCTTGGTGGCATGTTTAtcttttcaatattcatcacaatttcttttctcataaAG GAGTTTTTCGGTTATGTGCAGGAAATGATTGACTGGATGTCTTATCTGTCGGTCGTGTCGACGCTCAGTTTCGTGGTATTCTTTGCTGTCGGGCCTGGCTCCATCCCGTGGATGATCACAGCCGAGCTATTCTCGCAAGGTCCTAGACCTGCGGCCATGTCTATCGCGGTTCTTGTCAATTGGATGGCTAATTTTTTGGTTGGCATCGGTTTTCCAAGTATGAAG ACTAGCCTTGAAAACTACACGTTCCTACCATTCAGTGCATTCCTAGCCATCTTCTGGATCTTCACATACAAGAAGGTACCTGAGACCAAGAATAAAACGTTCGAAGAAATTCTAGCTTTATTCAGGCATGGTAACGACAG